The genomic stretch GCCCAAAGATCATACCTGTTCTAGGTCACCCGGTTAACTTGTCCATGCATTGTGCTTAAAGTTTCATCAATGTTAGAAGGTGTGTGAGGATGAGATGAGTTCCTTCTAGTCACAACCTATTTAGGAATAGACAGAGTCTTTGTCGTTGTAGCTTTATTTCGGGAGTCCAACTTGGCTCACATGTAAAACTCTATAATTACATGTGCTCCAAGTCACTTCATATGTGTTGTCCACATGATTAGCTTGACTGCCTCCAGACATTGGAGGCATGTGAGGATATGCGAAAGCTATTTCTTAGAAAGTTAAGGGTGAAGCTCAACTTCTTCCATGATATAAGTGCAACTTGGCCCACTTTTGACCTTACCTAGCCACACGTGCTCAAGCGAGtccttcaatttcaatatgtgATGCTCCTGTGTTTTACTTGATCGTCGTCACACGTGAAGCACATGTGAAGATATAAAAAGGTGTCTCATATTGAAAAGTTTAGAAATCCTAAACATCCTTATAATGAGTTAGACTGTTTCTCCCGTAATCTCAACTTCCATCATAGTATAGAATAAGTTATCCAACATTTGAAGCCATATGGCCACATGTGCTCCAAATTAGATATTGTTCTTATGTATTGTGCGAACCTTGCTACAGGTGAGGAGCATGTGAAGATGTGACAGTTTGTAGAGTAAAGAAACCTTGCAtaagcttataagaggttggccTACTTACCCCCTGCCGTTAGGTTTCCTGATAGAATCTCAAGGCCCGTCATTGCGGTCGCTTCTTAGTCTCCAGATGGTCTCAAGCCCTTGCCCTTGTGTTAGATGGGGAGTACCAATTGCTTCCCAATCATGCCTAATTTCACTCCACCAATGTGGTAAACTCTGCCAAGCCAATGTGGTAAACTCTGTCAAGTCTCAACCAACTCTACTAGTCTTCTTAACCTACATCATGCATGATTTTTCCCTTGATCTAATTTCTAGTATGTCTTGTCACTCTAAATTCGATACTTTGCACCTcaataaatatgaaaaatatcattttccaGTCTTTTTAACAGAAGTCACTCTTAACATTTGTATCAGATCCAGACAACCAATTTACTGTATTTGTTAGGACTTAAAGTTTTGTATCACTgtcaaaataattacaaaagcCAGTAGTAATACTTTCAGCCTATGTTCTCTGGATAAGAATAGAGGTTTATCATTTACCACATCGTCTCTTCTCACATCCTGCTAATCTCGGCTGCAGAACCATAATTCAGAAAGCAGTGGTCTCCGCACAGGCGCTAACCGAGTtctgaaaatatttaaaaggtAAGTATCATGTACAGAAGCTTCATTACATTTCACACACGTGACTTATATCTGATTATGTTCTTGCAGCGATATGGAAACACAAGACATTGATAATCTAGATGTTCCAGAGCTCACCCAGCTTGAGAAGGAATTGGATGCAGTTCTAAGACAAACAAGATCACTAAAGGTTTGTCAACTAGTACATATTCTGGTTTATTGAGACAGAACATGgaaaaagaacccaaaaataGCATTATGGTTTCACTCAGACTGGTTTCAATGGCTCAAGTACCTATTTCCGAATACAAATCTGCATATATAGTTTCTTTTTCTAGCTGGGATTTCGTCGATGATCAATAATGTTTGAAATGTCTGTTCTCTTTTGTTATGCTATTGTCCTTGAGTTTTGGAAGTTGGTAAATCCTGTGAAGAGTATTAATTTCTGGACAATTGTGATGCTGGTAAGTTCTGTTGTTTCCATGATATCCAGGTAGTTCTTCAGGTTTTGAGTAAAGTTTGAACTACAAAATATATGATTCATCCATATTAGGGAGATTTTCTCACTCTCCAAAATCTCTTCGTAATCTTCTAGTTTAGGTTCACTGAATCTTCTACAATAGGTTCATTGTATGATGTAtctttgtgaatgaatgaaacaTAAAAGACCTTTTTCTACATAGTATCAGCTTAGATTTAGGCTCTCTCTCATCAGACACCCTAGTCGATCCTCCCTGTTCAATCTTATGGCTAACCTACAATTCTTCCTCATCTTTCTCCCCTGCCCCAGTTCACTTTTCCGGCCCCAACACAGCCAGTTTTATTCATGACACTCTACTTTTATGTGTAACGTGGAAGGGGTTATAATCTATTCTATTGCCAATTGCAATCTGTTTGAGGGCATATCCTGTTACACATTTCTCCGTGAGCGGTCCATGTGTACCATGGATATGCCTCCCTCGCACTCACAGTTCGTGCAGGGACTTGCATTTTTGTTGCTTCATTTTTTTGTGGTGTGTACATTAAGATCGACTATGTTGGTTcacttaatatttttcttatattcTCAGTTGTTTGATCACTGAATTTCTGCTGgtgccatatatatatatatatatatccatattTTCTATGTCACTGAATTTTAATTTGGTGCAATTTATATGTTGGTGTAAATATTTATGCCTGTCTCTAAATCTGAACAGGAAAAACAGATGAAAGAAGAGAAGGTTCGCTTGGAAAATGAGgtacataaatataattatatatttttggaGTTATTGAAGAAATTAAGGTAGAAATTGTGACAGAAAAGCAAGTTAAATATATATACCTAGTACTCAGTCACTTGATGGCTTTAATTTTTCAGATTGCAGCGCTGAAGCTGAAGGAGCAGCAGAGCAAGGACCGAGCTGCCGATGAGGAAGCGGATCGGCAGAGCACTTCCGCCGCTaataacaccaccaccaccacgaaCAACAGCCGCAGCAGCGACGACTATGTTCCGGCCACCATACTACAATTGTTTTGACTACTTTTCCAAGGGTGTAGGCAACTTATGTACTATATTGTACATGTGGCAATAACTCAGGTTGCCCCGTCCACCAACTGTGGTGACATCTGTCGAGACTGAGACGTCCCGCCGAGTGGACCCCGCCGCTCTGTGTTTTAGATTATGTGTGTGATATCGTGTGTGACTTGTATGAGATCCCGACTTGACTTTGTAATGTAAGGCCACtatgttttattattaatattttattttaatatttatggaTTTGGGTACGTATGTATATAtagtgtttaaaatattaatactcGTGAAGATATCtgtaaatttgtgaaaatattgacGGATATATTGATACCGGTTGCTTTTGATGTAAATGATaggaatttaaaatgaaaatttagagAATGTCAAACACTGGTTTAGACGAAATATAAGAGTTTTttctatatttaactgacataTCAAAAATATGGACAAAATATGTCGATCTTAGCAAGTATGTCCTATTCAAGTATGATCtatgaattaaaacttacaaaataaacagtTCAGATTGTTGAAGTTCGTTGTAGAGTGGGTTCCATAACTATTTCCcttttttgaataaaatggGAATCTTTTTCTTTAAAGAGTGTATTTTGTAACTACATTAGGTGACGGTTGGTAGATAGatcttatttacaaattttaaagaaaaaatttaatCATTAACCATCACATCGTATGGTCTAAAAATGAACCAATAAGAAGGACTGAAAATGAACCACTAAGAAATCGATCACATCATGTTGGTGGAGTTGCTTTGCCACTCAAAAAACAAACGTGACCACATATCAGTCCCTGTACATTTGTTCAAAACATATGAAGTCAACCCAATAAGATGACTGAATGTGTGGGAATATGAAACCTCTTCGGAGTCGGTCCAACAAAAAAAGGGGAACAAAATACACCTCTCTCGTGTTGGGCTATTGGGTTACTAACAATTAAAGGCAAAATTGATGAGACTTGTATGGCCCAACATAATTTAGACGTGAAATCTTCTATATGTGGGCCCAGATCAGGATCTAGCCTAGCCCTCCCCagattgaattgatttttttatgacGAGGAATAACGATATTTTATTAATCAACAAGACACGAATACAACATTGATATATTGTTTTTAGTGACCAATATACTGATATAGGGATAATTTGTATAAACAGATGTAATGAGTAAGCTCGTACACGGTTACCAAAGCCAAATGTgcttcaaaaatgaaaaacataacgCCTTGTACAGAGATACGTACAATGTTATCGCGATTATAACAAAACCATCGCTGATTGGGGATACCATATCACTCTAATCGAGACAACAATTGCAGAGAATATTACGAGCAGCAAAAGCTTATATCgtgttgaatttttcttttggtgcACAAAATATGTGTTAACGTTTTATTCATCTTGCTTTGGCTTATGTTAATTCATTTTTGAAGAACCAGTTCCGCGAGTGAACCAAACACGCACTTAATTAGTGAGACTGATCCAAGCAGCTTGctttcaagttttcaaacatGTAACATTCATAGACAGCAGGTGCTGATAAATTTCATCGAATACACTCAACTCTTACTAAAATCACAAAACAATTCATTCATGCATCCCCCTGCATGCGCGCCGATCGGAAAAATGTAAATGTTGCAGATGGATAGCGTGCATATAAGCTAGCCAGTGGAGATGTGAACGCCGATAGCGATGAGGAAAATGGTGACGAGGCCAAAGTAAATGATGGTGTGAACCAAGATGGAAACCCCGCTGGTCTGCATGTTGTTGAACTCCGCCACCCGGCTGTTCCCGGGCAGCTGAAACAGCAGCCCCGGCGTCAACAACACAAACAGCACCACGGCTATCACCACTGGCCCCCAATCCGCCATCCTTTCAACTAACTAGTTTCGCAGTAAGGTCGAGGCTCCGAGCAACGTTGATGGATAGAATAATAAAGTAGACGATGACTGGTACGGTGGAAGTGGAAATGAAAGGGCAACGAGAAGGAAGGAGCATAAAAAGGGTGAGTACGGGGTGGAAAGTGACAAAATGGGAATTCAACGAGACAAAAAGAGGTAGAATACTCCGGCCACCACGACGAAGCAAAGAGTTAGAAAACAGCCGACGGTATCTTTCCTTCGGACAAAGACGGCTTCCTCGTTTTACTCATCGAATGGCATTACGTGGCACTTTTATTTGGACTTTTTGAAAATATGGGCTACGGTGATTTGATTTTGGGCTCTTGTTTCTTGCCCAAATCCAATTATTCTTGGGCCTAAACATAGGCCCACTAAGTTATCATTTGTGGATCCAATTTGTTGCCTACATAACCGAAGTACTCGAACATCATCGTCTTAATTTGTAGCCAAAAAACTTTGGCTAAATTACAGAtaaagtaatgttattcatactatgtttttataccacatttctatatcACCTTAGGTGTCATATGATGTggacaaccatatcatttgaaaaatttgcaaatcccaaggaaatgaaggagaaaaactccTCGTATaacacaatcatcatttaattaaataatttttttttaattattaatttattaaataatgaactaaatttaaaaatctgattaattcaaataatatggctatccacatcaaatgccacctaaggtgatatgaaaatatgatacaaaaatatagtaTGAACAAGAGTACTCTTacagatgtgaaaaaatatTCGTGTAAGGATGCTTCAATCGTGTCATTTGTGGCCCTCTTACAAAACATGACGACTCACAATCCTTAATCCGTGTGAGAGTTGCCCTATTCAGACAACCCTAATGAATACTTGCTCATAGAAGTGAGCcccatgtggtaaaaaaaaaccGTTAATCAAAGCCATACAGTGGAGCCGGTTACCAATCTCGgtcaaaattaagaaatgaaattCTTTACCATTGTGAAACCCATGTGTACTTTTGGATGAAAATATCGATTTTGATTGAGGTTGATCCCCCACGTGAATATAACACTATTTTTACCACATACGGGTCAACATGAGACAACACGGCGACGATTTATGCAATTCCGTCTGTTTTCTTTATCGACTGCAGTCAACTCAAGTAGCGGACATGATAATTCCTTGATGTATGCATTCTAGCTTTTTCCTGTAGAAAGTTAGACCAAACAAGAAAAGCATTTCAAACATATGCATATACCAACTCAACTTTACACTTCATTCTCCCACATATTactttacaataatttctggaAACGAACAATTATTGGAAGCTTATGAAAGCAAacatctttgttttgctgtccATAAAGCAATCCGCCACCTTCTCCTAATACCTTTCTCCTCTTTTAATCccactctcttctttctcacTAAGTTTAGCATCCGTCTCTCCTTCTTCGCTAAGACATTAGGCTCCGTCCTTCTACATATTCGGAAACAGCACAACGCTCCGTTTATCTATTTCGAGAGAAAGAAGCCTCAAAGTTTTCATACCTCTTCATTCCAACTTAcctagagagagaggagtgatAGAAAGATGAGTGCTGATTGGGGGCCGGTCGTTGTTGCAGTTGTTTTGTTCATCCTCCTGTCGCCCGGGCTGCTATTCCAACTACCGGCAAGACATAGGGTGATGGAGTTCGGAAACATGGCCACAAGCGGGATTGCTATTCTTGTTCATGCCGTCATATACTTCTGCATAATCACCATCTTGATCATTGCAATTGGTATTCACATACATTTCAACTAATCCATATTGTTTTCAGCCACCACCCACAATTGGAGTagtttgttcttttctttttatattgcgatatattttcatctttttgtaaaCGAACTCCTTATTCggattttcttcttcccttatGGCTTATACTGTGTTCCTAGTTTAACGGTGTAGTGCTACATGATTGGTTTGGTTCACATTCACACTTGACACAGACATTGTAAAGGAGCATCTCAATGAATTTGCTCGTAGTGATGCTAAGTTTTCGGTCCATTATGCTTAAGTTTTATAGCATCATGAACATTGTAATAAACCTAATTTTATGGAATTGACTTACAATTTTATTGAGTATTATTGTCATCCAAGCACGTGCAAACGTCCTAAGGGGGAAAGTTCTAGATAAAAACCTACCGTTTCTATCTGCGCAATGTGAAGCTTAACAAAATGAATCCCCTAAGCGTCAACAGATCCGACTCTGGAATTTTGCATATCAACGACTAGCAAACGGATTTTTGACACCAATAAGCCTCGACATTCATAGCCTTCTAAACGAGTAGCTATTCAAAATTCCGAACACCACTCTAGATGTCTCATTCAAAGCTCGAgcgatattctaatctaatctaattAACCTAATCCACTGGCAGAAAGATTCTAATCCAACTTGGCTACAATCAAGTAAACAAGTTCAGACCACTATTCTAcaacatttaacaaataaaacagCAGTAATTAAATTGCACCTTAATTAGTTGGTAAacagaatttaattaaaaaaaaaggggtttctTATAACTCAGACCAGAGCAGAATTCATAAGCAAGCAactgcatcttcttcttcttcaagtcaGAAAAAAGATTTGTGCTTTACATTTATATGGAGCTCAAAAGAAAATTGTACAAATACTAAGTTACAACAAGCCAGCCCAGAAGAGAGACAGACCAACGTACATATGAGATCCAAAGCGGCGGAGGGTAGCGGTACCGGATCAACCGGTGTAGATGTGGACGTGGACGGCCAGGATGAGAATGGCGTACAGAGCGAAGAAGATGAGAGTGTGGACAGCTATGGCCTTGCCGTTGGTCTTCATGTGCCCAAACTCCACCTGCTTGCTGTTTCCCGGTAAAGCGAAGAGCAGCCCCGGTTGCAGCAGGATGAACAGAACCACCCCTATCAGTATTGGGCCCCAGTCCGCCATTGTTGCGTcctaaaaaaatcagttttcaGATCAAATGCTGGATTTTCGGATTTGGGTTTTTGAGCTGGGGGTTAAAGTTGCGAGCTTTCGGTTGCTGTGACGAAATGGAGGAATTGGGGATGAATTGCTTTGCGTATTTTATTAGGGTTTTTGAGTGAGTGAGAGTGACACTTGGGATTCGGAATTTGGGAAgcgattttgtaattttgtgaTTGTAATTTTTAAGCAACCACGGCGAGCGGTGGAGATAAGGAAGCTAGTAGCCCACTGGCTACTGATGAAGGTTCGATTCTCTGCTTTGGGTTACAGAGTAGATTTGTGCAATCTGGACCCACCATCCACTAGTTTaaagcttttattttttttaattattctttACATCTTTGACTAATCCTTAGCGGACATTGAAATGTGGTTGTAAAACTTTGAGCTTTTTGGACGATAAAATTTTTAGTGCGTCAAGAACACAGTTTAAATAAAGTAATTGTCCATTTAAATTTAAAAGGTGTGATCGAGAGGATGGTGGATGAGATTGGAATGCAGGGAGATGGTTTCGAAGAAATATTTTTGTACTAGCAATAGTCATAAAGATGAGATGATCTGCCGTATTCTAAAATTTCCTCTAATCAAACATCTCATTTCTACTTAAACAATTTAACAACTGCAACATCAAAgcatttaaaattcaaataaaaaggcTAATTAAAGTGGAATAAATATGTTCTTTCTAGCTTTAAGGGATTCTTATTCCCCTCTTTCAAGGGCATAAATCCAAATTATAAAGCATCTAAAGCTCCTTCTTTTATATGTACTTTTGCTACATTcttcccctcctcctcctcctcctcctcccttaTTCTTCTGCTGTGACATCTTGTTTTGACAATGAAAAATTGGGCAGCTCCGCTGATAGCATCCGCGCTATTTGCGTTTCTGTCGCCAGGATTGGTGTTTCAGATGCCCGGCAGGGAACGTCCCTTCGAACTCATGAACATGAAAACGAGCATCGCATCGATATTGTTGCACGCCGTGATCTATGGTTTGCTCATCGTTCTGTTTCTCGTTATTCTTGACATTCACATCTATGCTTAGGATCCAAGAAATGTTGTGGTTTTGGCACACCAGCTGAAGGGTGGAGTTAATTCTGTAGTTTTACTTGCTTTTATTTACTATTTTCTATTTACCTTTTTACCTTCCTGAATTCTGCTATGTGAAATGAAGAACTCATAGCaatctttctatttttcaaggGTCTTTATGCTTTCATTTACCTTCCATAATCTGCATAAATGTAATTATTTCATGACGAAATATCGCTAACAAGGATCTCAGCAATAAACATGATCTTAGACATGTAACGGAGAGATCagcatattatttcacattttttccgtttaattaattttgtttagttGGTTAATCAATTTAGAAGTTCCCCAGTTAAAGCCTTAGCTAGGAACTCACCTAGAAGGAACATGGAGGCTAATTAATTAAGCTCGTTGCTTTAATTCTTAGCAACTTCGGTTAATTCTACGCTAAATATTCGCATAATTCTCGGCTCAGCTACTGATTAATCTTGCGTGTTTTGATTACCTATCCACAGATTCTGAATCACATGTCGTTAAATGGTtataaaacagaaaattataCGAATTATTTGACCATCTGTACTGATGTTTCTTGTTAAAATCCAGCACCCAGCAAACCTAAAAATCAACGGCACAAACAATGTAGACGGAGAGAAATCTTTACCTTCACTACTTGACAATCATTTAACAATGAACACGATCCTAACGAGCAATTTAAATCTCCGAAACGAAGGAAGGAAAATCCAAACATTAGTACAAGATCAAATCCAGATGCAGAGACAAACAAGCAAATTAAGGGATAATACACTGGTGGTAGTTTAACCAAGTGATAATTAAGAGCCAACATACATGTGGACACCAATAGCTAATAAGAAGATGCAAATGAGAGCAAAGTAGATTATGGAATGAACCAGTATGGACACTCCACTCGTCTGAAAATTTCCGAACTCCACGAACCGGCTCTTTCCCGGCATCTGAATCAGCAGTCCTGGTGTCAGCAGTACAAACAAAAGCACTGCTATGAAAACCGGCCCCCAATCCGACATCTTCTTCCTTCGATATGTCACGCGCTTGATCGCTTGACCTCTCCCAAAACTTAAGAAATGTGTTCAGCTGTGATCTGATTGTGATTTGCTGGTATAATGAGTGGGATAAGGATTGTTTGGTAATGGTATGAGGGAAAGAAAGATGAAAGGTATGCATGATTATAAAGTTGAGCATTTGGGAGGAAGAGACAAGGGATTGAGGACTAGGGAAAAAAGGTTAAGTGTAAGGTTAGAGTATCAAGCTATTCCAATTTCCACATTCACAACAACCATAGCGTGGCTCAGTGGTTGGAAATGAATTCCTGATCCGAATTTTACGCGACGCGTTCTGGGTTTAATTTTCCGatcccaaaattaaaaaattaaaaaaaaaaatccacattCACATTTTCTAGTACTTTGGTAGTTTACACCTCACATCACGTGCATCCTAATTAAAGGAAGCTTCCCGCATGACAACAAAACCCTACAAGAATGCTACTCAACTGTACTTTTGCCGTATATGCTGATACCCACAATTTACAGAAAATACATATCTTACTATTATGTATTTATATCTCTTGTGTCATGTGATCATAGCGATGAATTCTTAATTATACAGTCAGTAGCATTTAAGAATCTCTCATTAGTTTAACCCGACTTCTGATGTCAGTGTTTTTTAGGAACCATTAGAAATTGAGATAATAAGATTGATGGTAGGGAGCTTTCTTGTCACTGAGGCATTATGTATAAAAATAGTTGTTTTCCTATTCCTTTTCTGAAATCCTATTAAGTATTAGCCCCCTTTCTTTCAACCAAATTTGATTCTGGTGGAGCATTTGGATCTCAAAGACACTTTTCAATTGCTTAAGAGATCAATTTGGTATTTAACAAAAAGACCTTTGTTGCCTTGTGGCCGGGTTTTACTGGCCAGTCACATACGGATATACAATCGGAATACCGGCAAAGATCAATCTGCTTCAACCGAAGTATCCCGAGTTCAAATTTTTGGTGACTTAGATCAACTGGAGGAGTTAAAATGACCAACTCTAGTTAATCGAGTGAGCCTAAGTTCAAATTTCCCTCCCCCCGAggttttgagtttgatttttcCTGACTATATCGCTTGCATCCAAATATTACCCAACAAAGACCAAAATCTTTATAGGTAAATAGTAAATACCATATGAGATGTCAAAATTGCCATATAAGCATACAATACTAAAAAATGGCAACAAACTCTCTCCAAACGAGCCTTCAATTTCTTAGGTGGCGCTGAGTCATTTGAAGGCAAAGCcctttgctgtcaaatttgacagcagatgtcaaatttatgaaatgagattttaagaaattaatataacatataataaatgttgttatattttttaaatatttgattaGTTGCTTTAATCATTGGACTccacaaaagataaaaaaatttattaaatgacattattatttgaCATATCGGATGGAGCAAAATGTtgtacaaaatgtcaaattacCACATAAGCTATcaactatcattttgatgtttaaaatttaacttctcctttagaccatctccaatggttgggctaaaagccaaatttttttagtccggaaaatttagcttttagcctagaaacaacttttctgctccaaccattctagcctaaaattttagcccgggattattaaagaatgaatttaggctattttttttgttaaattaaatttaaaaaaaaattaaatatgtagattatcgtaaattaattttatgaacattttaatctaaaaaaatttaaattccgataaatattggatgaagtccactccgatttctgagctaaattttggggagaatttggcattggtttagcatttagcatttagcccaaaatttccccttgggttggagtgggtttggggagAAATTTTGGAggataatttggcttttagcccaccattggagttggtcttagaGGTGTTCTTAATTTTGTATTAATAAACGAAAAAAATAGACTATTAGCTCAAATGAGCCCAAAGATGCAAAGCCAACAAACCCAACTGAACAAATGGATGTGGGCCGAgcccaaataataaaatatgtataatgaaaaagaaaatcgtCGACAGCAGGGTTCGAACCTGCGCGGGCGAAGCCCAACAGATTTCAAGTCTGTCTCCTTAACCACTCGGACATATCGACCTTCTTGTTATGAATTGCCTGGATGTATTTGTTAACTCATCTATCTTTTATTAAAcatcttttttggttttttgatagttttatttgtttataaaaattacaaagtaaAAAAATCCATGAGCACGCACAAGCCacaattaaatttgaaattaatttagatTATGTTTTACTTTTATAATAACCACTATAAAGTTAGTTTCACAAAAAAGTATgatgaaaaacataaattttcaaaataaaaattcacaCGTTGAATATCATTGATTAAGAGAATCTCATACCCACGGTGGGTCTCTCTACCCCACCCACGATGGTCTCCCCCGACTCACTTGTGGGTGGCACTGAATAATCAAGACAAGCTGAGTGGTGTGGAGGTGGTGCTGATATTGGAGCTGTATGCAGTGAGGTATGGCTTGCAGATGGCTCAGCAGCAAGGTTCCCAACAGGTCGTGGTAGAGAGTGACTGCATGAAGGCCATTGCAACTCTCAATCAGACTCATTCAGACTCATTAGCGATTAGTATGATAGCGGACAATGTACTGCAGCTAGCATCCACTTTCCCTATGGTGAGGTTTATTCATGTCTCTCGCTTATGTAATGGTGTTGCACACCGGCTTGCGAAGTTTGCTTTGTCTAGTAGCAATAATTTAGTTTGGTTTGAGGAGCCTCCTATTCTTATTCAGGAGCTTCTATTCCAAGACATATGTAACTCTTCATGAGTTTGATTAATGAATACATCGCttccaattcaataaaaaataaaaaataaaaaagagagaaccTCATACCCAAAATTAATATTATCAATGAAGATTTTAGAATCTTGTTCACTCTCTTACTTCTAAAGTTATTTACTAATATGAAATACCGTCATAAAAGATAACTACCTTTCAGCCACTATAACATTGTATCTAAGTGATTCCTTACACCCATATACATCGGAACTCCGCATAAACTTTAAAGCAAACCATCAAGCTAAGCTTGAACAAAAGAGTTCATGAGGGTTGAATGTAATGAGATGTTTCTTCTGACATGTAGTCATGTGATCATTATTCGAAGATGCGACTCTGCTCGTTCATTTTGGATTGATACCAAGGAGAAAGACAACTCCTTGATAAGAAGATATCGAAAAATATTACTTTCTAATTATTTCAGGATTAGTATATTAGTATATTACTAGTCATGATCAAGCAAAATATTAACTGGGGTCTTTACATAAGTACATGAGTTCTCTTCGGATCCATGTATCATAATTCATTAAATTCATG from Pyrus communis chromosome 7, drPyrComm1.1, whole genome shotgun sequence encodes the following:
- the LOC137740818 gene encoding protein VERNALIZATION 1-like gives rise to the protein MGRGKVQLKPIADKIRRQVTFSKRRSGLIKKARELSVLCSVEVGLVIFSAKGRLYEFCSAESFEKLLERYQTHNDEEIAASKTADGTDKNHNSESSGLRTGANRVLKIFKSDMETQDIDNLDVPELTQLEKELDAVLRQTRSLKEKQMKEEKVRLENEIAALKLKEQQSKDRAADEEADRQSTSAANNTTTTTNNSRSSDDYVPATILQLF
- the LOC137738819 gene encoding uncharacterized protein, producing the protein MADWGPVVIAVVLFVLLTPGLLFQLPGNSRVAEFNNMQTSGVSILVHTIIYFGLVTIFLIAIGVHISTG
- the LOC137739485 gene encoding uncharacterized protein produces the protein MSADWGPVVVAVVLFILLSPGLLFQLPARHRVMEFGNMATSGIAILVHAVIYFCIITILIIAIGIHIHFN
- the LOC137739486 gene encoding uncharacterized protein; protein product: MSDWGPVFIAVLLFVLLTPGLLIQMPGKSRFVEFGNFQTSGVSILVHSIIYFALICIFLLAIGVHMYDATMADWGPILIGVVLFILLQPGLLFALPGNSKQVEFGHMKTNGKAIAVHTLIFFALYAILILAVHVHIYTG
- the LOC137738772 gene encoding uncharacterized protein; the protein is MKNWAAPLIASALFAFLSPGLVFQMPGRERPFELMNMKTSIASILLHAVIYGLLIVLFLVILDIHIYA